In Nymphaea colorata isolate Beijing-Zhang1983 chromosome 3, ASM883128v2, whole genome shotgun sequence, a genomic segment contains:
- the LOC116251539 gene encoding uncharacterized protein LOC116251539 isoform X2, which translates to MASFTVEEFVGNGVLREILPKLVEDGWDDVPTLKLMNLEDMHAINMTTRQKDALEIRSYLHDRSLMQYGDTLEASGKSLPELLNCSASVLSSQFGMKRGHIARFTDRTTACGISTQPPYRRRSLSSTSTNWNGSELRYTASQKIQTSSLLSRRTNSIASEKSIAELRIKEGHSFKGIVASAVAEPRPDDPVKPPHMTQDVVPYSTIENITVQKLVPEYKIGMEPLVKLKPMTMKSSDLWHERPVVLLCLRRPGCIMCRAQAHQFYSRKPVFDAMGVQLIAVLHQQIESEVKDFWPRYWGGAVILDSNMGFFKALGGGKVIRHNFVTGFLLNPQAIANYWRAKATGLDSNVNGDGNVNGGLFVVASGKSGVAYQFVERNFGDWAPIAEVIEICSRLQK; encoded by the exons ATGGCGTCTTTCACTGTGGAGGAGTTTGTGGGCAATGGGGTTCTAAGGGAGATACTCCCCAAGCTTGTTGAAGATGGCTGGGATGATGTACCCACTCTCAAGCTGATGAACTTGGAGGACATGCACGCTATCAACATGACTACCAGGCAGAAA GATGCTTTGGAAATCAGATCATATTTACACGACCGTTCATTGATGCAATACGGAGATACATTGGAAGCATCTGGGAAATCTTTACCTGAACTTCTTAACTGTAGTGCCAGTGTTCTTTCTTCGCAATTTGGTATGAAAAGAGGCCATATTGCTCGGTTCACTGACAGAACCACCGCCTGTGGAATCTCGACGCAACCTCCCTACAGAAGACGATCTCTTTCTTCGACAAGCACCAATTGGAATGGCAGTGAGTTGAGGTATACTGCATCCCAAAAGATTCAGACATCTTCACTCTTAAGTCGTAGAACAAACTCGATTGCTAGTGAAAAATCTATAGCGGAACTGAGAATCAAAGAAGGGCATTCTTTCAAGGGTATTGTTGCGTCGGCAGTTGCTGAGCCAAGGCCCGATGATCCAGTGAAACCTCCTCATATGACTCAGGATGTTGTCCCTTATTCCACGATTGAAAACATCACAGTTCAGAAACTGGTACCAGAATATAAGATTGGTATGGAGCCACTAGTGAAACTGAAACCCATGACCATGAAATCTTCTGATTTATGGCATGAAAGGCCAGTTGTATTGCTGTGTCTTCGGCGGCCTGG GTGCATCATGtgccgagctcaagctcaccAATTCTATTCAAGGAAACCCGTCTTTGATGCTATGGGAGTTCAGCTGATTGCGGTTCTTCATCAACAAATAGAGTCAGAG GTGAAAGATTTCTGGCCTCGATACTGGGGAGGAGCTGTGATTCTGGATAGCAACATGGGGTTCTTCAAGGCTCTTGGTGGAGGGAAGGTGATAAGGCACAATTTCGTGACGGGATTCCTTCTGAACCCACAGGCAATTGCAAATTACTGGCGGGCTAAAGCAACGGGTCTCGACTCCAATGTGAACGGTGATGGAAATGTCAACGGTGGGCTTTTCGTGGTTGCTAGTGGGAAAAGTGGTGTGGCCTACCAGTTTGTGGAGAGGAATTTTGGTGATTGGGCTCCCATTGCTGAAGTTATTGAGATATGTAGCCGGTTACAG AAGTAG
- the LOC116251539 gene encoding uncharacterized protein LOC116251539 isoform X4, which yields MQYGDTLEASGKSLPELLNCSASVLSSQFGMKRGHIARFTDRTTACGISTQPPYRRRSLSSTSTNWNGSELRYTASQKIQTSSLLSRRTNSIASEKSIAELRIKEGHSFKGIVASAVAEPRPDDPVKPPHMTQDVVPYSTIENITVQKLVPEYKIGMEPLVKLKPMTMKSSDLWHERPVVLLCLRRPGCIMCRAQAHQFYSRKPVFDAMGVQLIAVLHQQIESEVKDFWPRYWGGAVILDSNMGFFKALGGGKVIRHNFVTGFLLNPQAIANYWRAKATGLDSNVNGDGNVNGGLFVVASGKSGVAYQFVERNFGDWAPIAEVIEICSRLQLNLEGAKELAYKVIFSPDIDIDTMKGNVFSGWAICD from the exons ATGCAATACGGAGATACATTGGAAGCATCTGGGAAATCTTTACCTGAACTTCTTAACTGTAGTGCCAGTGTTCTTTCTTCGCAATTTGGTATGAAAAGAGGCCATATTGCTCGGTTCACTGACAGAACCACCGCCTGTGGAATCTCGACGCAACCTCCCTACAGAAGACGATCTCTTTCTTCGACAAGCACCAATTGGAATGGCAGTGAGTTGAGGTATACTGCATCCCAAAAGATTCAGACATCTTCACTCTTAAGTCGTAGAACAAACTCGATTGCTAGTGAAAAATCTATAGCGGAACTGAGAATCAAAGAAGGGCATTCTTTCAAGGGTATTGTTGCGTCGGCAGTTGCTGAGCCAAGGCCCGATGATCCAGTGAAACCTCCTCATATGACTCAGGATGTTGTCCCTTATTCCACGATTGAAAACATCACAGTTCAGAAACTGGTACCAGAATATAAGATTGGTATGGAGCCACTAGTGAAACTGAAACCCATGACCATGAAATCTTCTGATTTATGGCATGAAAGGCCAGTTGTATTGCTGTGTCTTCGGCGGCCTGG GTGCATCATGtgccgagctcaagctcaccAATTCTATTCAAGGAAACCCGTCTTTGATGCTATGGGAGTTCAGCTGATTGCGGTTCTTCATCAACAAATAGAGTCAGAG GTGAAAGATTTCTGGCCTCGATACTGGGGAGGAGCTGTGATTCTGGATAGCAACATGGGGTTCTTCAAGGCTCTTGGTGGAGGGAAGGTGATAAGGCACAATTTCGTGACGGGATTCCTTCTGAACCCACAGGCAATTGCAAATTACTGGCGGGCTAAAGCAACGGGTCTCGACTCCAATGTGAACGGTGATGGAAATGTCAACGGTGGGCTTTTCGTGGTTGCTAGTGGGAAAAGTGGTGTGGCCTACCAGTTTGTGGAGAGGAATTTTGGTGATTGGGCTCCCATTGCTGAAGTTATTGAGATATGTAGCCGGTTACAG TTGAATTTGGAGGGTGCTAAAGAACTTGCCTATAAAGTCATTTTCTCTCCCGATATCGACATTGATACAATGAAGGGCAATGTTTTTTCAGGCTGGGCCATTTGTGACTAG
- the LOC116251539 gene encoding uncharacterized protein LOC116251539 isoform X1, with product MASFTVEEFVGNGVLREILPKLVEDGWDDVPTLKLMNLEDMHAINMTTRQKDALEIRSYLHDRSLMQYGDTLEASGKSLPELLNCSASVLSSQFGMKRGHIARFTDRTTACGISTQPPYRRRSLSSTSTNWNGSELRYTASQKIQTSSLLSRRTNSIASEKSIAELRIKEGHSFKGIVASAVAEPRPDDPVKPPHMTQDVVPYSTIENITVQKLVPEYKIGMEPLVKLKPMTMKSSDLWHERPVVLLCLRRPGCIMCRAQAHQFYSRKPVFDAMGVQLIAVLHQQIESEVKDFWPRYWGGAVILDSNMGFFKALGGGKVIRHNFVTGFLLNPQAIANYWRAKATGLDSNVNGDGNVNGGLFVVASGKSGVAYQFVERNFGDWAPIAEVIEICSRLQLNLEGAKELAYKVIFSPDIDIDTMKGNVFSGWAICD from the exons ATGGCGTCTTTCACTGTGGAGGAGTTTGTGGGCAATGGGGTTCTAAGGGAGATACTCCCCAAGCTTGTTGAAGATGGCTGGGATGATGTACCCACTCTCAAGCTGATGAACTTGGAGGACATGCACGCTATCAACATGACTACCAGGCAGAAA GATGCTTTGGAAATCAGATCATATTTACACGACCGTTCATTGATGCAATACGGAGATACATTGGAAGCATCTGGGAAATCTTTACCTGAACTTCTTAACTGTAGTGCCAGTGTTCTTTCTTCGCAATTTGGTATGAAAAGAGGCCATATTGCTCGGTTCACTGACAGAACCACCGCCTGTGGAATCTCGACGCAACCTCCCTACAGAAGACGATCTCTTTCTTCGACAAGCACCAATTGGAATGGCAGTGAGTTGAGGTATACTGCATCCCAAAAGATTCAGACATCTTCACTCTTAAGTCGTAGAACAAACTCGATTGCTAGTGAAAAATCTATAGCGGAACTGAGAATCAAAGAAGGGCATTCTTTCAAGGGTATTGTTGCGTCGGCAGTTGCTGAGCCAAGGCCCGATGATCCAGTGAAACCTCCTCATATGACTCAGGATGTTGTCCCTTATTCCACGATTGAAAACATCACAGTTCAGAAACTGGTACCAGAATATAAGATTGGTATGGAGCCACTAGTGAAACTGAAACCCATGACCATGAAATCTTCTGATTTATGGCATGAAAGGCCAGTTGTATTGCTGTGTCTTCGGCGGCCTGG GTGCATCATGtgccgagctcaagctcaccAATTCTATTCAAGGAAACCCGTCTTTGATGCTATGGGAGTTCAGCTGATTGCGGTTCTTCATCAACAAATAGAGTCAGAG GTGAAAGATTTCTGGCCTCGATACTGGGGAGGAGCTGTGATTCTGGATAGCAACATGGGGTTCTTCAAGGCTCTTGGTGGAGGGAAGGTGATAAGGCACAATTTCGTGACGGGATTCCTTCTGAACCCACAGGCAATTGCAAATTACTGGCGGGCTAAAGCAACGGGTCTCGACTCCAATGTGAACGGTGATGGAAATGTCAACGGTGGGCTTTTCGTGGTTGCTAGTGGGAAAAGTGGTGTGGCCTACCAGTTTGTGGAGAGGAATTTTGGTGATTGGGCTCCCATTGCTGAAGTTATTGAGATATGTAGCCGGTTACAG TTGAATTTGGAGGGTGCTAAAGAACTTGCCTATAAAGTCATTTTCTCTCCCGATATCGACATTGATACAATGAAGGGCAATGTTTTTTCAGGCTGGGCCATTTGTGACTAG
- the LOC116251539 gene encoding uncharacterized protein LOC116251539 isoform X5, which translates to MASFTVEEFVGNGVLREILPKLVEDGWDDVPTLKLMNLEDMHAINMTTRQKDALEIRSYLHDRSLMQYGDTLEASGKSLPELLNCSASVLSSQFGMKRGHIARFTDRTTACGISTQPPYRRRSLSSTSTNWNGSELRCIMCRAQAHQFYSRKPVFDAMGVQLIAVLHQQIESEVKDFWPRYWGGAVILDSNMGFFKALGGGKVIRHNFVTGFLLNPQAIANYWRAKATGLDSNVNGDGNVNGGLFVVASGKSGVAYQFVERNFGDWAPIAEVIEICSRLQLNLEGAKELAYKVIFSPDIDIDTMKGNVFSGWAICD; encoded by the exons ATGGCGTCTTTCACTGTGGAGGAGTTTGTGGGCAATGGGGTTCTAAGGGAGATACTCCCCAAGCTTGTTGAAGATGGCTGGGATGATGTACCCACTCTCAAGCTGATGAACTTGGAGGACATGCACGCTATCAACATGACTACCAGGCAGAAA GATGCTTTGGAAATCAGATCATATTTACACGACCGTTCATTGATGCAATACGGAGATACATTGGAAGCATCTGGGAAATCTTTACCTGAACTTCTTAACTGTAGTGCCAGTGTTCTTTCTTCGCAATTTGGTATGAAAAGAGGCCATATTGCTCGGTTCACTGACAGAACCACCGCCTGTGGAATCTCGACGCAACCTCCCTACAGAAGACGATCTCTTTCTTCGACAAGCACCAATTGGAATGGCAGTGAGTTGAG GTGCATCATGtgccgagctcaagctcaccAATTCTATTCAAGGAAACCCGTCTTTGATGCTATGGGAGTTCAGCTGATTGCGGTTCTTCATCAACAAATAGAGTCAGAG GTGAAAGATTTCTGGCCTCGATACTGGGGAGGAGCTGTGATTCTGGATAGCAACATGGGGTTCTTCAAGGCTCTTGGTGGAGGGAAGGTGATAAGGCACAATTTCGTGACGGGATTCCTTCTGAACCCACAGGCAATTGCAAATTACTGGCGGGCTAAAGCAACGGGTCTCGACTCCAATGTGAACGGTGATGGAAATGTCAACGGTGGGCTTTTCGTGGTTGCTAGTGGGAAAAGTGGTGTGGCCTACCAGTTTGTGGAGAGGAATTTTGGTGATTGGGCTCCCATTGCTGAAGTTATTGAGATATGTAGCCGGTTACAG TTGAATTTGGAGGGTGCTAAAGAACTTGCCTATAAAGTCATTTTCTCTCCCGATATCGACATTGATACAATGAAGGGCAATGTTTTTTCAGGCTGGGCCATTTGTGACTAG
- the LOC116251539 gene encoding uncharacterized protein LOC116251539 isoform X3: MASFTVEEFVGNGVLREILPKLVEDGWDDVPTLKLMNLEDMHAINMTTRQKDALEIRSYLHDRSLMQYGDTLEASGKSLPELLNCSASVLSSQFGMKRGHIARFTDRTTACGISTQPPYRRRSLSSTSTNWNGSELRYTASQKIQTSSLLSRRTNSIASEKSIAELRIKEGHSFKGIVASAVAEPRPDDPVKPPHMTQDVVPYSTIENITVQKLVPEYKIGMEPLVKLKPMTMKSSDLWHERPVVLLCLRRPGCIMCRAQAHQFYSRKPVFDAMGVQLIAVLHQQIESEVKDFWPRYWGGAVILDSNMGFFKALGGGKVIRHNFVTGFLLNPQAIANYWRAKATGLDSNVNGDGNVNGGLFVVASGKSGVAYQFVERNFGDWAPIAEVIEICSRLQK; the protein is encoded by the exons ATGGCGTCTTTCACTGTGGAGGAGTTTGTGGGCAATGGGGTTCTAAGGGAGATACTCCCCAAGCTTGTTGAAGATGGCTGGGATGATGTACCCACTCTCAAGCTGATGAACTTGGAGGACATGCACGCTATCAACATGACTACCAGGCAGAAA GATGCTTTGGAAATCAGATCATATTTACACGACCGTTCATTGATGCAATACGGAGATACATTGGAAGCATCTGGGAAATCTTTACCTGAACTTCTTAACTGTAGTGCCAGTGTTCTTTCTTCGCAATTTGGTATGAAAAGAGGCCATATTGCTCGGTTCACTGACAGAACCACCGCCTGTGGAATCTCGACGCAACCTCCCTACAGAAGACGATCTCTTTCTTCGACAAGCACCAATTGGAATGGCAGTGAGTTGAGGTATACTGCATCCCAAAAGATTCAGACATCTTCACTCTTAAGTCGTAGAACAAACTCGATTGCTAGTGAAAAATCTATAGCGGAACTGAGAATCAAAGAAGGGCATTCTTTCAAGGGTATTGTTGCGTCGGCAGTTGCTGAGCCAAGGCCCGATGATCCAGTGAAACCTCCTCATATGACTCAGGATGTTGTCCCTTATTCCACGATTGAAAACATCACAGTTCAGAAACTGGTACCAGAATATAAGATTGGTATGGAGCCACTAGTGAAACTGAAACCCATGACCATGAAATCTTCTGATTTATGGCATGAAAGGCCAGTTGTATTGCTGTGTCTTCGGCGGCCTGG GTGCATCATGtgccgagctcaagctcaccAATTCTATTCAAGGAAACCCGTCTTTGATGCTATGGGAGTTCAGCTGATTGCGGTTCTTCATCAACAAATAGAGTCAGAG GTGAAAGATTTCTGGCCTCGATACTGGGGAGGAGCTGTGATTCTGGATAGCAACATGGGGTTCTTCAAGGCTCTTGGTGGAGGGAAGGTGATAAGGCACAATTTCGTGACGGGATTCCTTCTGAACCCACAGGCAATTGCAAATTACTGGCGGGCTAAAGCAACGGGTCTCGACTCCAATGTGAACGGTGATGGAAATGTCAACGGTGGGCTTTTCGTGGTTGCTAGTGGGAAAAGTGGTGTGGCCTACCAGTTTGTGGAGAGGAATTTTGGTGATTGGGCTCCCATTGCTGAAGTTATTGAGATATGTAGCCGGTTACAG AAATAG